From Magnolia sinica isolate HGM2019 chromosome 13, MsV1, whole genome shotgun sequence, one genomic window encodes:
- the LOC131223896 gene encoding receptor-like protein kinase FERONIA, with the protein MNEVNENNLRRISMFLCFCFFLQLTSGATSKTSPPDYDPPEIILLNCGECSQAKDNDGRSWTGDVGSKFTPSQNTITFKANSQNSVPQVPYMTARIFHNQYTYIFPISPGWKFIRLYFYPANYSSFDASNAIFSVSTGHYTLLRNFSSYINAKALNFDYLTREFSVNTVDEFLNLTFTPSPNISNAYAFVNGIEIVSMPYIFSQPARLVLDEGLAPQLFRVLDDTALETVIRLNVGGRDISPVEDSGLFRAWFDDSPYIYGAGYGVTSGWDLKKTFEYTAHVPPYTAPQEVYSTTRSMGPDPNINRNYNLTWIFPVDAGFRYLVRLHFCEIKSIIYKVNQRVFKIFIRNQTAETEADVIAWGGTNTNGVPVYKDYVVMIGQDTSQELWVELHPNIGSGTQYFDSILNGIEIFKLNDPDLNLGGPNLVLPLDPPVKPKLVNKSSQSRNSVNWTPVIVGVVGVVVAIIGIIFLALDVSRWQQKDSCSSNGLSSWLPIHSASRRRDWDVLTDSNEDSDRQVLSDHETRKLMRSTVADSP; encoded by the coding sequence ATGAATGAGGTGAATGAAAATAATCTCCGACGCATCTCCATGTTTCTATGCTTCTGTTTCTTCCTCCAGCTAACCTCAGGGGCTACCAGTAAAACTTCTCCGCCTGATTACGATCCTCCTGAGATAATCCTCCTGAACTGCGGGGAATGTTCTCAAGCAAAAGATAATGATGGCCGCAGCTGGACAGGTGATGTCGGGTCAAAATTCACACCCTCTCAAAACACAATTACCTTCAAAGCCAATTCCCAGAACTCTGTGCCTCAGGTTCCTTACATGACTGCTCGTATATTTCATAACCAGTACACCTACATCTTCCCCATCAGCCCTGGCTGGAAATTCATTCGCCTCTACTTCTACCCAGCAAATTACAGCAGTTTTGATGCGTCTAATGCCATCTTCTCCGTCAGTACTGGTCATTATACTCTCCTCCGCAATTTCAGCTCCTACATCAATGCAAAAGCCCTGAATTTTGATTATCTCACACGTGAATTCTCTGTTAACACAGTAGATGAATTCTTAAACTTAACCTTTACTCCATCTCCAAACATTTCCAATGCCTATGCCTTTGTGAATGGGATCGAGATTGTCTCAATGCCCTACATCTTCTCTCAACCTGCCAGACTCGTCCTTGATGAGGGGCTGGCACCTCAGCTGTTCCGGGTTTTGGATGACACTGCCCTTGAAACAGTCATCCGGCTTAATGTGGGTGGACGAGACATCTCACCTGTCGAGGATTCTGGCTTGTTCCGTGCCTGGTTTGATGACTCCCCATATATATACGGTGCTGGATATGGTGTGACATCTGGATGGGATCTGAAAAAAACCTTTGAATACACAGCTCACGTGCCTCCCTACACTGCACCTCAGGAAGTCTACTCGACCACACGGTCAATGGGTCCTGACCCAAACATTAACCGGAACTACAACCTGACATGGATTTTTCCGGTTGATGCTGGTTTTCGTTACCTGGTGAGGCTTCATTTCTGTGAGATCAAATCAATTATATACAAGGTGAATCAACGGGTGTTTAAGATCTTCATCCGCAATCAGACTGCTGAAACAGAGGCTGATGTGATTGCTTGGGGAGGGACCAACACCAATGGGGTCCCAGTCTACAAAGATTATGTTGTGATGATTGGTCAAGACACGTCCCAGGAACTGTGGGTTGAGCTCCATCCGAATATAGGATCCGGGACACAGTATTTCGATTCAATCTTAAACGGCATAGAGATCTTTAAATTGAACGACCCTGATCTCAACCTTGGTGGGCCTAATCTTGTTCTCCCTCTGGATCCGCCAGTGAAGCCGAAACTGGTTAACAAATCATCACAATCCAGGAATTCAGTGAATTGGACTCCAGTAATTGTAGGTGTGGTGGGTGTTGTGGTGGCTATCATCGGTATCATATTTCTTGCTCTTGATGTTTCCCGCTGGCAACAGAAGGATTCCTGCTCCAGCAATGGACTATCCAGTTGGCTCCCAATTCACTCTGCCTCCAGGAGGAGAGATTGGGATGTGTTAACTGATTCAAATGAGGACTCGGATCGCCAAGTTCTCTCAGATCATGAAACGAGAAAGTTGATGCGATCAACAGTTGCGGACAGTCCATGA